One window of Aricia agestis chromosome 20, ilAriAges1.1, whole genome shotgun sequence genomic DNA carries:
- the LOC121737012 gene encoding heterogeneous nuclear ribonucleoprotein K isoform X1 — MKRDAYGDDGPMQKRNRHNDDEVTFLIPSKVAGSIIGKGGSNISKLRSEYKASITVPDCPGPERVLSITAPDTETVVEIVKQILPNLAEGGPRSSNEDLDVRLLIHQSRAGCVIGKAGAKIKELREKTGARLKIFSNPAPQSTERVVQLVGRDEAVAAGVREVLELVRQVPIKGAIQAYDPHNYDDYYSDEYGGFGNGQGGRGSRGGPSRGPPGRMPPMGPSRGPRPPVGRNGPPPRPFNDFPGPGPRGGNFNGPPRGSFGSNSGGGGSGGGFGRNGPGGSFNGNQGGQGETTTQVTIPKDLAGAIIGKAGTRIRKIRAESGASIEIAEPLPGANDRIITITGSPQRIQKAQYLLQQSVHESNPNLGRGNF, encoded by the exons ATGAAGCGAGACGCGTACGGCGACGACGGCCCCATGCAGAAGCGCAACCGACACAACGACGACGAAGTCACCTTCCTCATACCGAGCAAG GTGGCTGGCTCGATCATCGGGAAGGGCGGCTCTAACATATCCAAGCTTAGGAGTGAG TACAAAGCCTCTATAACAGTCCCAGATTGTCCAGGCCCCGAACG GGTGCTCTCTATAACCGCCCCGGACACGGAGACCGTGGTGGAAATTGTGAAGCAAATCCTCCCGAACCTGGCTGAG GGTGGGCCGAGATCCAGTAACGAAGATCTGGACGTCCGCCTACTGATTCATCAGAGTCGAGCCGGCTGTGTCATAGGAAAAGCTGGGGCCAAAATCAAGGAATTGAGAGag AAAACTGGCGCGCGACTTAAGATCTTCTCAAACCCGGCGCCTCAGAGCACCGAACGTGTTGTGCAGCTGGTTGGCCGAGACGAGGCGGTCGCTGCGGGAGTGAGAGAGGTGCTGGAGTTAGTGCGACAG GTGCCCATAAAAGGAGCGATCCAGGCGTACGACCCTCATAACTACGACGACTACTATTCCGACGAGTATGGCGGATTCGGCAACGGCCAGGGCGGGCGGGGCTCGCGCGGGGGCCCGTCCCGGGGTCCTCCGGGCCGCATGCCGCCCATGGGGCCCAGCCGCGGCCCCCGGCCCCCCGTAGGCCGGAACGGCCCACCGCCGAGACCTTTCAACGACTTCCCGGGCCCCGGACCCAGAGGGGGCAACTTTAACGGCCCCCCGCGCGGCAGCTTCGGCAGTAACAGCGGTGGTGGGGGCAGCGGAGGCGGCTTCGGCCGCAACGGCCCCGGGGGCAGCTTCAACGGCAACCAGGGCGGCCAGGGCGAGACCACTACGCAAGTCACTATACCCAAAGAT CTGGCCGGCGCGATAATCGGCAAAGCGGGTACCCGCATCCGCAAGATCAGAGCGGAGAGCGGCGCGTCCATAGAGATAGCGGAGCCGCTGCCCGGCGCCAACGACCGCATCATCACCATCACCGGCAGCCCGCAGCGCATACAGAAGGCGCAGTATCTGCTGCAGCAGAG tGTGCACGAGAGCAATCCAAACTTGGGACGCGGGAATTTCTGA
- the LOC121737012 gene encoding heterogeneous nuclear ribonucleoprotein K isoform X2 has protein sequence MKRDAYGDDGPMQKRNRHNDDEVTFLIPSKVAGSIIGKGGSNISKLRSEYKASITVPDCPGPERVLSITAPDTETVVEIVKQILPNLAEGGPRSSNEDLDVRLLIHQSRAGCVIGKAGAKIKELREKTGARLKIFSNPAPQSTERVVQLVGRDEAVAAGVREVLELVRQVPIKGAIQAYDPHNYDDYYSDEYGGFGNGQGGRGSRGGPSRGPPGRMPPMGPSRGPRPPVGRNGPPPRPFNDFPGPGPRGGNFNGPPRGSFGSNSGGGGSGGGFGRNGPGGSFNGNQGGQGETTTQVTIPKDLAGAIIGKAGTRIRKIRAESGASIEIAEPLPGANDRIITITGSPQRIQKAQYLLQQRVFEEFPEMAQKKP, from the exons ATGAAGCGAGACGCGTACGGCGACGACGGCCCCATGCAGAAGCGCAACCGACACAACGACGACGAAGTCACCTTCCTCATACCGAGCAAG GTGGCTGGCTCGATCATCGGGAAGGGCGGCTCTAACATATCCAAGCTTAGGAGTGAG TACAAAGCCTCTATAACAGTCCCAGATTGTCCAGGCCCCGAACG GGTGCTCTCTATAACCGCCCCGGACACGGAGACCGTGGTGGAAATTGTGAAGCAAATCCTCCCGAACCTGGCTGAG GGTGGGCCGAGATCCAGTAACGAAGATCTGGACGTCCGCCTACTGATTCATCAGAGTCGAGCCGGCTGTGTCATAGGAAAAGCTGGGGCCAAAATCAAGGAATTGAGAGag AAAACTGGCGCGCGACTTAAGATCTTCTCAAACCCGGCGCCTCAGAGCACCGAACGTGTTGTGCAGCTGGTTGGCCGAGACGAGGCGGTCGCTGCGGGAGTGAGAGAGGTGCTGGAGTTAGTGCGACAG GTGCCCATAAAAGGAGCGATCCAGGCGTACGACCCTCATAACTACGACGACTACTATTCCGACGAGTATGGCGGATTCGGCAACGGCCAGGGCGGGCGGGGCTCGCGCGGGGGCCCGTCCCGGGGTCCTCCGGGCCGCATGCCGCCCATGGGGCCCAGCCGCGGCCCCCGGCCCCCCGTAGGCCGGAACGGCCCACCGCCGAGACCTTTCAACGACTTCCCGGGCCCCGGACCCAGAGGGGGCAACTTTAACGGCCCCCCGCGCGGCAGCTTCGGCAGTAACAGCGGTGGTGGGGGCAGCGGAGGCGGCTTCGGCCGCAACGGCCCCGGGGGCAGCTTCAACGGCAACCAGGGCGGCCAGGGCGAGACCACTACGCAAGTCACTATACCCAAAGAT CTGGCCGGCGCGATAATCGGCAAAGCGGGTACCCGCATCCGCAAGATCAGAGCGGAGAGCGGCGCGTCCATAGAGATAGCGGAGCCGCTGCCCGGCGCCAACGACCGCATCATCACCATCACCGGCAGCCCGCAGCGCATACAGAAGGCGCAGTATCTGCTGCAGCAGAG AGTATTCGAAGAATTTCCCGAAATGGCTCAAAAAAAGccctaa